Proteins from one Hydrogenispora ethanolica genomic window:
- a CDS encoding NADH-quinone oxidoreductase subunit B family protein encodes MLEKVVRWARVKSPWVLHFNTGACNACDIEVIAALTPRFDLERFGVQLKGTPRHADIILCSGPVTRQIKDRLMRVYEQMPEPKFIVAVGTCACSGGVFSGCYNVMGGIDSTIPVAAYIPGCPARPEAIIDGVVKLLEKIDHPDSPDEMNPVEIGPTTSEQSPTEGVSDNEQH; translated from the coding sequence ATGCTAGAGAAAGTAGTTCGCTGGGCCCGGGTCAAATCCCCTTGGGTGTTGCATTTTAATACGGGCGCCTGCAATGCATGTGATATTGAGGTAATTGCCGCTCTGACGCCGCGCTTTGATCTCGAACGCTTCGGCGTTCAGTTGAAAGGTACCCCGCGCCATGCGGATATCATCCTTTGTTCCGGACCGGTGACCCGGCAGATCAAGGATCGGCTGATGCGGGTCTACGAACAGATGCCGGAACCCAAATTCATCGTCGCCGTTGGAACTTGCGCTTGCTCCGGAGGGGTATTCAGTGGCTGCTACAACGTGATGGGCGGCATCGACAGCACCATTCCGGTGGCAGCTTATATCCCCGGTTGCCCGGCACGACCCGAGGCGATCATTGACGGAGTCGTTAAATTGCTGGAAAAGATCGATCATCCGGACAGCCCCGATGAGATGAATCCGGTGGAGATTGGTCCGACTACATCCGAACAATCTCCAACTGAAGGAGTGTCAGACAATGAACAGCACTGA